From one Lolium rigidum isolate FL_2022 chromosome 4, APGP_CSIRO_Lrig_0.1, whole genome shotgun sequence genomic stretch:
- the LOC124707097 gene encoding GTPase ERA1, chloroplastic, whose product MELGLALRLVAPPACLSRRRALAPPCAPLGSRVWSVRRERSSRAGAVASGGLSYAVVEEDEEMDVEEEGDARPRLELIEKPDRSLALLDEYEAEELGAALCANHRSGYVAVLGKPNVGKSTLINQIVGQKLSIVTDKPQTTRHRILGICSEPEYQIILYDTPGVIKKEMHKLDSMMMKNVQSAIGNADCVIVVADASKLPEKIDDMLEESVGNKETAVPVVLVLNKKDMIKPGEIAKKLEWYQKFTNVDDVIPISAKFGHGVDDIKEWILSKLPLGPAYYPKDIASEHPERFFVGEIVREKIFLQYRQEIPYACQVNVTSYKSRPGAKDFIQVEILVERESQRSIILGKEGKAIKTLATASRLDIEDFLQKKVYLEIDVKVKENWRQDERLLKRYGYGGEIQAL is encoded by the exons ATGGAGCTAGGCCTGGCGCTCcggctcgtcgcgccgccggcatgTCTCTCTCGCCGTAGGGCCCTTGCGCCGCCGTGCGCGCCACTAGGAAGCAGAGTATGGTCTGTGAGGCGCGAGCGTAGTAGTAGGGCTGGGGCTGTGGCGAGTGGGGGTCTGAGCTATGCTGTGGTTGAAGAGGACGAGGAGATGGATGTGGAAGAGGAGGGTGATGCGAGGCCGCGGCTGGAGCTCATCGAGAAGCCGGACCGGAGCCTGGCGCTGCTCGACGAGTACGAGGCGGAGGAGCTGGGGGCGGCGCTGTGCGCCAACCACCGCAGCG GTTATGTTGCTGTGCTAGGGAAGCCGAATGTCGGCAAGAGCACCCTTATAAACCAAATTGTTGGTCAGAAGCTTTCCATCGTAACAGATAAGCCACAGACTACACGTCATCGCATCCTCGGTATATGTTCAGAACCAGAATACCAG ATAATACTTTATGACACGCCAGGTGTCATCAAGAAGGAGATGCACAAGCTAGactcgatgatgatgaagaatgtTCAGAGTGCTATTGGCAATGCAGACTGCGTGATCGTTGTTGCTGATGCTTCCAAACTGCCTGAAAAG ATAGATGATATGCTGGAAGAAAGTGTGGGGAACAAAGAGACTGCGGTCCCTGTTGTGTTGGTACTGAACAAGAAAGATATGATAAAACCAGGAGAAATTGCAAAGAAACTCGAG TGGTATCAAAAATTCACTAATGTAGATGATGTTATACCTATAAGTGCTAAATTTGGTCATGGAGTCGATGATATCAAGGAGTGGATATTGTCAAAGCTTCCGCTGGGTCCTGCTTACTACCCCAAG GACATAGCTAGTGAACACCCCGAGAGATTCTTTGTGGGGGAAATAGTGAGGGAAAAGATTTTCCTTCAATATAGGCAGGAAATTCCATACGCGTGCCAG GTTAATGTTACAAGTTACAAAAGCAGGCCTGGTGCCAAGGATTTTATTCAAGTTGAGATACTTGTCGAGAGGGAATCACAAAGAAGCATTATACTTGGGAAG GAAGGGAAAGCTATAAAGACGTTGGCAACAGCATCAAGGCTTGATATCGAGGATTTCCTTCAAAAGAAGGTTTATCTTGAG ATAGATGTGAAGGTGAAGGAGAACTGGAGACAAGATGAACGGCTTTTGAAACGTTACGGCTATGGCGGGGAGATTCAAGCTTTATGA
- the LOC124707096 gene encoding pre-rRNA 2'-O-ribose RNA methyltransferase, with protein sequence MGKTKGKQRQDKYYHLAKEQGYRSRAAFKLLQLDARFRFLPTARAVLDLCAAPGGWVQVAVKHAPVGAFVVGVDLVPIRPIRGAHSLTEDITTSKCRSSVRKLMDSRGVAAFDVVLHDGSPNVGGAWAQEATTQSALVIDAVRLATYFLAPKGAFITKVFRSQDYNAIMFCLKQLFEKVEVTKPQASRGTSAEIYIICLKYKAPAKIEPELLDIKHLFNVENEKKMPRDVLTTKKDKRSREGYEEGVTVLEKVGLASDFIFSEAQTPLEFLGSVTKISFDDPASLPLKNHEITTEEINKLCEDLRVLDKNSFKHILKWRIRLRKALSSSSQVTPKAAVTATESKVIDDDQLLQEMEELTSVIDRKKRQDKKRQSRRKAKDKARKATGMQIDATEEGYGDPDLFSINAIKGGKELKAVESAEFDVEDGSGDSENEATQTHEDSDEEMDSDEEQQRYDAQLEDILDEAYERFMTKRGGEVKQERKRAKRVNTDADADLLEGGEDDGEDVDMDDEGSDEDQDEDEEANPLLLRLDAEKRTKDEIVDQWYSQDVFADAGTGLAEQSDSDDEREKPRKNMKKKIDSGNKEKPAKAQTDLGKKEKPTKAAQRLQQDDIEMVPVEPVRTEDDSDSSSSSDESEPEEDLDDDQKAEVLAYAHKMLRKKQREQILDDAYNRYMFDDEGLPKWFAEDEKRHTQAMKPITKEEVAAMKAQFREIDARPSKKVAEAKARKKRVALKKLEKARQKADIVADQSDINEQSKAKMIDKIYRKAVSTQRPKKEYVVAKKGVQVRTGKGKVLVDPRMKKDKRAEKAGKKKGKGKGGKGGAKGGKGKKGAAGGGQKKGGMRGKAGGKA encoded by the exons atgggcaagacgAAGGGGAAGCAGAGGCAGGACAAGTACTACCACCTCGCCAAGGAGCAGGGGTACCGGAGCCGGGCGGCGTTCAAGCTGCTGCAGCTGGACGCGCGCTTCCGCTTCCTCCCGACGGCGCGCGCCGTGCTCGACCTCTGCGCGGCGCCGGGCGGGTGGGTCCAGGTGGCCGTCAAGCACGCGCCCGTCGGCGCCTTCGTCGTCGGCGTCGACCTCGTGCCCATCCGCCCCATCCGCGGCGCGCACTCCCTCACCGAGGACATCACCACCTCCAAGTGCCGCTCCTCGGTCCGCAAGCTCATGGACTCCAGGGGCGTCGCCGCATTCGACGTAGTCCTCCACGACGGCTCCCCCAACGTCGGCGGCGCCTGGGCGCAGGAGGCCACCACGCAGTCCGCGCTCGTCATCGACGCCGTGCGCCTCGCCACATACTTCCTCGCACCCAAGGGCGCGTTCATCACCAAG GTCTTCAGGTCTCAAGATTACAATGCGATCATGTTCTGTCTTAAACAG CTATTTGAGAAGGTTGAGGTGACCAAACCTCAAGCGAGTCGTGGCACATCTGCTGAAATTTATATTATCTGTCTGAAATATAAAGCCCCTGCCAAGATTGAGCCTGAACTTCTTGATATCAAGCACTTATTCAATGTGGAAAATGAGAAGAAGATG CCCAGGGATGTACTTACTACTAAGAAAGACAAAAGAAGCCGTGAAGG GTACGAGGAAGGAGTCACGGTATTGGAGAAAGTCGGCCTGGCGTCAGATTTTATATTTTCCGAGGCCCAGACACCACTGGAATTTCTTGGTTCTGTTACTAAAATTTCATTTGATGATCCAGCATCTCTGCCTCTCAAGAATCATGAGATTACTACAGAGGAG ATAAACAAGCTTTGTGAGGATTTACGTGTGCTGGATAAAAATAGCTTCAAGCATATTTTGAA GTGGCGCATACGCTTAAGGAAAGCACTGTCGTCATCATCACAAGTTACACCAAAGGCTGCTGTTACTGCAACGGAGTCTAAAGTCATAGATGATGACCAACTTTTACAGGAAATGGAAGAATTGACTAGTGTCATTGACAGAAAGAAAAGGCAAGATAAGAAGCGCCAATCAAGGCGAAAAGCAAAG GATAAAGCACGCAAGGCAACAGGAATGCAAATCGATGCTACAGAAGAAGGATATGGTGATCCTGATTTGTTCTCTATTAATGCTATCAAG GGTGGAAAAGAACTAAAAGCTGTTGAGTCAGCAGAGTTTGATGTGGAAGATGGCTCTGGAGACAGTGAGAATGAAGCGACTCAAACTCATGAAGACTCTGATGAGGAAATGGATTCTGATGAAGAACAACAGAG GTATGACGCTCAACTTGAGGATATACTCGATGAAGCTTATGAGCGTTTTATGACGAAAAGAGGTGGAGAAGTAAAACAAGAACGCAAACGTGCCAAGCGAGTCAATACTGATGCTGATGCAGATTTGTTAGAG ggaggtgaagatgatggtgaGGATGTTGACATGGATGATGAAGGTTCTGACGAagatcaagatgaagatgaagaggccaACCCCCTTTTATTGCGTCTAGATGCTGAGAAGCGAACAAAAGATGAGATTGTAGACCAGTGGTACAGTCAGGATGTGTTCGCGGATGCAGGAACTGGCCTAGCTGAGCAGAGTGACAGTGACGATGAAAGAGAGAAACCACGCAAGAATATGAAAAAGAAGATTGATTCAGGAAATAAGGAGAAGCCTGCTAAAGCACAGACAGATTTAGGAAAGAAGGAGAAACCGACTAAAGCTGCTCAGCGCTTGCAACAAGATGATATTGAGATGGTACCAGTAGAACCAGTCCGAACTGAAGATGATTCCGACTCTTCTTCGTCTTCCGATGAGTCAGAACCAGAAGAGGACCTCGACGATGACCAGAAGGCTGAAGTGCTGGCCTATGCACATAAGATGCTGAGGAAGAAGCAAAGGGAGCAGATACTAGACGATGCCTACAACAGGTACATGTTTGATGACGAAGGACTGCCCAAATGGTTTGCGGAAGACGAGAAGAGGCATACCCAGGCTATGAAACCTATAACGAAAGAGGAGGTAGCTGCCATGAAGGCCCAGTTTAGGGAGATCGACGCCCGGCCGTCCAAGAAGGTGGCTGAGGCCAAGGCCCGGAAGAAGCGCGTCGCCTTGAAGAAGCTGGAGAAGGCGCGGCAGAAGGCGGACATTGTTGCGGACCAGAGCGACATCAACGAGCAGTCCAAGGCAAAGATGATTGACAAGATCTACAGGAAGGCGGTGTCGACGCAGAGGCCCAAGAAGGAGTATGTCGTCGCCAAGAAGGGGGTCCAGGTGAGGACTGGCAAGGGGAAGGTGCTGGTGGACCCACGGATGAAGAAGGACAAGCGGGCAGAGAAGGcagggaagaagaaggggaaggggaagggtggCAAGGGTGGTGCCAAAGGCGGGAAGGGAAAGAAGGGTGCCGCGGGTGGTggccagaagaaaggaggcatgaGAGGTAAGGCTGGCGGCAAAGCTTGA